The Staphylospora marina genome contains the following window.
CGTTTCTATCTTCATTATATGAACATGATCGTGTTCAGTCAACACCTTTCCGAAGATTTTTTCAAAAAAATCGCCGAAAAATCCCCGGAGGGTACTACAGTGTTCGTGGAGATGAGCATAAAAAAACAGGCCCGCGCGGGGCCTTTTTTGTTTGTCCTGACTACTGTCACCAGATGAGCCCGGCCTAGCATTCAGGCGGTCTCTTTGTCAGGACTGAGGTCAACTAACCCTCATACCTTTCAATCAACCGGTCCAACAAAACCAAAGCATCTTCTTTCTCATCCTCTGCAATCAGACGGAAGATCTCTTTGAGATCCGCCCGTGTCTGCGCTCGTTCCTCTGCCTTGTTCAGTTTTTCCTCCAATTTGGCAACAGGTATATGGTAGTGCATGAAGGCATTTCGTGTACACTTGCGGATGGCGTGGGCCAGATCTCCGGTCTCCACCGCTCGGTGACAGCTCCCGCACAGTGTAATTAGATTCTCCATTGAATGGTCGCCACCATTTTTCCGTTTGATTCGATGGTGCACATGGAGATCGGTGTCTTTCTTGCAGATCCGGCAGGCGTAGCCGTCGCGCTTCTTGACCTGCTCCTTGATGCTTTCCGAGAACGACACGTTCCAGTAGTCAATTGCTGTGCCGTTCAAGTGGTTGCCAGTTTTCTTTAAATCCTTGATTAGCTTGGTAACAATTAGGCGAACTTCATCTTCAATGGATTCTCTAATTTGTTGTTCCATCCAAACCTTTGAAGGCGATTGCCCTTTCCGATAGGCTGCACTCGCGCGACTAGTGCATCGAGTTGAACAATACTTCCGTTGCTTTGACCGGACAAATGGGACTTCAAATTCTTTTTTACAGTATCTACAAACAAGCTTTGTAGGCTTGTTTCTGCATTCGTCCGAGCAGAATTTAGCGGTCGAAAAGTACGCTGTAAAGACTTGGTTGCAAACAACACACTTTTTTTCATAGACTGGCCTTTCAAAAGGCTTGGGGGTGTTTTTGCATTTTGAACAATACTTTGCTTGATCTGCTTGATACTTAAAAACAGTGTACTCCGTCTGGCATACAGTACAGACTTTGACAACTTGCGTCTTGAGGCATTCAGGGCAATGGCGGACATTAGCAGTCGGCGCTCGGAATTGCTTGTCGCAAGAAACACATGTAAGTAGGTATCGGTTCTTTCGGCATTCATCCGAACAACACTTAGCATGATTCACCTGGTGACGAGGGACCGAAAATTCTTTTTGGCAAACAACACAAATTTTTTTGACCAATGCCTTTCTGCACTCAGGGCAAGAACTAATGGATCTGGTTGGATACATGAAGTCTTTGCCGCATATAGAGCATTTGCATTTATAGTGGTATTTCTCCGCAACTTTTCTGCACGGTTCCGAACAATACTTTGCATTCGGATGGGTCGAATCAAAAGCGTTTAGACAGACCACACAAAGATGATGATATTTCGCCTTTGCCTGGGCGGTCATTTTTTGTTCACCTCTTAGGGGTCATGTATACGAAAATTCCACCCGTCAGAACGAATTCTAGCCGTCTCACAGCCGTCAGAAAGACCCTATCCAGTCTACCCTACGCACAATCGCAAGTTAAAGCATTAAAGACAGACGCAAACCCTTTGAAAATAGAGGGTTTTCCAATTTATTGCACCAACAATGACCGTTACATGTCCATTGTCTCAAGGAACCGTAACTTTTTTTGCATATCTGATGGGAGGATCACCGGAGCTGTTCCCGCTGCCGGCGCAGTTCGAAGCGTTCTTTCATCAGTTTCAGCTTGGCGCTGATCTCTTCCTGGTTCATGGGCGGTTCTTCCTCCATGGCTGCAGCTTCTTCGCGTTTGCTTTTTAAGTTGTCAGGGGTGCTTTTGACGGTTTCACGATTCGATCCGCGCGAGTTCCAGGAACGACGCGGTTTGGTTTGGCCGGCATCTTCGTGGAACTCCCACGGTGCCCCCTTTCTCTCTGCAGCCAGAGCGCTGGCCAGAACCTGGAACGCCCCGGATCTGATCGGGACGTGATTTCTGATGAGCGTGATCAGCTTCAGGACCCGCTCCACAGGAATTTCGAAATCCATGATTTCTTCCAGTTGGAACTCATCCAATTCCTCCTGGAAAGCCTTCCGGAATTTTTCGGTGATTCGGGCGTGATCGCCCGCGGCGTACCCACCAACGGACGAACCAACTGACTGACCGTCATAGGTCGTTGCGTCCGTACGTTGGGACGCTGCGTCCGTACCGAAATTACTGGGGTTTTCGCTTCCCCTCAGATTTTTCGGATAGGACGCTGCGTCCGTACCGGATTCAGCGAGGTTTCCGTCAAAGTCCATATTTTTCGGTTGGGACGCTGCGTCCGTACGTTGGGACGCTGCGTCACTTTCAAAAAATTTGGTGCTCTCTCGCACCTTGATGACTTCCAAACCTTCCACTTGGGAAGGGTGCATCAGTATGTATTCGTTGGATGTTTTCATATTCTCATCGGTTCTGCGGTTTATCTTCCGGATCAAACCCACTTCCACCAAATAGTTGATACAACGTTGAGCGTTTTTCTCTGATTGTTCGGTCAGCTTTGCAACGGTCTCAATGGCCGGGAATACCTCGCCGTAAATGTCCAGGTAACGGGCGAGGCAAATGTAAGTCAACTTTACTGCCGTCCCGGACAGTTTCGCCCATTTTTTCCTGCTGGGCTCCCAATATTTCCCCTCCAAACGGACGAACCAAATAATATCTGGCGTCCGGAATTCATCCGATTTCCAACCTTTGCGCATTTTCGCCATACAAAAAACCCTCCCATTTCGGCCTGTCGGGCCGCCTGGCAGGGTCGCTCTCGGATCCGCTCTCACCTGTATCCATTTTTTCTCGTCTTGACCTCAGGGGTCAGAACGGATACAATGGTGGTGACAATTTGAAACGAAATGCATTGATCGAGAGCGACCTGTGGCCCAACAGGTCGTTCGCTTTTTTCTGAAGCCATTCTACCACCAGCAGACAAACTTGGACAAGCGATTTGCAGAATTTTGGGAAAGGAGCCGAAACATGCAGATCACCGAGAAAGTGATCCGTGAGACCCCCAGTGGCCAGCGTGTGTTCTTCTGTGACCAGTGCTTCCGTGTCCGCTCGGAAAAGGAACTGGCGGTCGTCCTTGAATCGCACAAGGACGGGAGCCTGCACCCTGTTTGTCGGAGCTGTTACCGCTAATTACAGCCGCCCCACCCGATCCGGATGGGGCGGTTTTTCATGATGCTTCCTCTTTCAACATGGCGGCGTATTTTGCGCACATGGATTTCGAGAAGGTCGAGAACTTCTTTTGGATCTCTACGCGGCCAGGGAGTTTACCGTTTTCGGATTGGTATTTTTTCGCCCAGCGTTTGACTCGGGCGAACTCCCGATCTGTCGATTTCTTAGGCTTGGCAGTTTTCGCTTTGGCGGACGCTTTCGTGTCCGCCTTTTGGTCCTTCGCCGCGTCCACTTTTACGTCTGCTTGAGTGTCCGTCTGCGCGTATGTTTCCGTGTCCGCTTTTGCGCCCGGTTCCGTGTCCACTTTTACGCCCGCTGTCGCGTCCGCCTTCGTGTCCACTTTCGCGTCCTCATCTGCGCCCGTGATTGCGTCCGCATTTCCGCCTGCCTCCGTGTCCGGTCTTGCGTCCGCTTTTGCGCCCAGTTCCGTGTCCGCCTTTGCGTCCGATTCCACGCCCGCAAATGCGTCCGCTTCTGCGCCAGCTTTGGTGTCCGTCACGACCGTTTCCGCGTCCGGATTTGCGTCCGTTTTTGCGTCCGGAGCCGCGTCCACTGTCTCTTCTTTCTTTTCAAACTTCGATTTGATCCATTCCCAGAGCCGATTTGATTTCTTTTCTTCTTTCCGGAATTGGTAAGCAAGGACACGTTTCATCACCAGCAGAAGGATCGGCGTGCTGATTCCGATCGTTTTCCCGATCAAGTTGTTTGCCATGCCCATGTAGTTGGAGACAACGACAAACGCAAATCCCATCAAAAAACCGATCCAAGGAGCCTGGCCACTTTTTTCCCCACGGTAATGGTCCAGGTCGATCAAGATTGAACAGTAGATGAAAACCGTTTCCCACACGCCAACGAAAACGAGCGCTGCGGTGCCAGACATCCCGGCGAAAACGAGCATATTGTATGAGTGTCCAACCGAGACGTAGATGATCGCCGCCATCAGCAAAATATTGATGGCGATGAGAACCGCCCGGACAAGGAACCCCCATGTCCCTTTCGCCGTTGCCTTGATTCCCCGACCGATGGACCGGAACATGGGCCCGAAGTCGCCGAACCAATCGAAGAGCCAATAGAGACCGCGAACGACAAAATTGGGCTTCCTTGTATGCCCCCGACGCACCCAGCTGGGGATTTCCGATTGATCGATTGCGTTTGAGATGAGTTCTTTTCGGACAAATTTTTTCCGATTTCTCAAGCGCAAAACGTTGTGGTACAATTGAATC
Protein-coding sequences here:
- a CDS encoding helix-turn-helix domain-containing protein, whose translation is MRADPRATLPGGPTGRNGRVFCMAKMRKGWKSDEFRTPDIIWFVRLEGKYWEPSRKKWAKLSGTAVKLTYICLARYLDIYGEVFPAIETVAKLTEQSEKNAQRCINYLVEVGLIRKINRRTDENMKTSNEYILMHPSQVEGLEVIKVRESTKFFESDAASQRTDAASQPKNMDFDGNLAESGTDAASYPKNLRGSENPSNFGTDAASQRTDATTYDGQSVGSSVGGYAAGDHARITEKFRKAFQEELDEFQLEEIMDFEIPVERVLKLITLIRNHVPIRSGAFQVLASALAAERKGAPWEFHEDAGQTKPRRSWNSRGSNRETVKSTPDNLKSKREEAAAMEEEPPMNQEEISAKLKLMKERFELRRQREQLR
- a CDS encoding HNH endonuclease, which gives rise to MEQQIRESIEDEVRLIVTKLIKDLKKTGNHLNGTAIDYWNVSFSESIKEQVKKRDGYACRICKKDTDLHVHHRIKRKNGGDHSMENLITLCGSCHRAVETGDLAHAIRKCTRNAFMHYHIPVAKLEEKLNKAEERAQTRADLKEIFRLIAEDEKEDALVLLDRLIERYEG